The following are encoded together in the Bradymonas sediminis genome:
- a CDS encoding ATPase, T2SS/T4P/T4SS family, which yields MMIVTISEKGGQQSQYDFSTAAITIGRMKGNDIVLPKGNVSKKHSRISVLDGQLFISDMNSTNGTYVNGRKVAGEQPLSETDKIYIGDFILQVQAKVAGQAGPPMPPQQNANISDADFSGPGMAPGGPRPPAPPVAPMAPSLDGPSGFAGSVDDLFGGDTDGPGHRPSRNTIRESAVMRDSGGYGAATGEFDEESKTPAPAVAPGPGPAPRRRPSGPSPVPPAPPLSESGGFGAAPSRRDSGGFGAAPPVEHEAISSPGRSMDAVLAGRPAPPNAPIAGPRAGLPAGRLGGDSGERAAHRPTIPPQSIQSEFDEDFHAAQHDVARVLLESVSLDEMVLEYPPESDVFDSFKKEVSAAVDVVAPSVDREALVDLMTHECVGLGVLDQYLDDPEVQDIYIQRADRILVRKNGTLSVAERAFSHPSFLMLAAFRLLGTREPVTFTDEIRFGDGTRAHVVMPPIAVDGPAITVRKPPVAHLSLDDLLERNVFSPGIRDFLEHLVRAGRSVLIAGPAGAGKTTLLGAMAAHIAPGTRVITIEESAHLQLPQDSVVRLEANPAVGYGLKTLVRTAVAMDPQRILLDECVGEEAYEWVSSAASGTEGSMVTAHGISAASALERIESLCLLDNPASNPRGLREQIARGIDFVVVLNRSDDMGFRVRQISELQGVDLDAFRLNDVFYHRVDGNEEQFHPTGYIPLFYEDLRDAGVDVDFDIFRD from the coding sequence ATGATGATCGTAACGATAAGCGAAAAAGGTGGGCAGCAGTCCCAATATGATTTTAGCACTGCAGCGATCACCATCGGCCGAATGAAGGGCAACGACATCGTGTTGCCCAAAGGAAATGTCTCCAAAAAGCACTCACGTATATCGGTGTTGGATGGGCAGCTCTTCATCTCGGATATGAACAGCACCAACGGCACCTACGTCAACGGCCGCAAGGTCGCCGGCGAGCAACCGCTGAGTGAGACCGATAAGATCTATATCGGGGACTTTATTCTCCAGGTGCAGGCTAAAGTTGCGGGGCAGGCGGGGCCGCCGATGCCGCCGCAGCAAAACGCGAATATCTCCGACGCCGACTTCTCGGGGCCGGGCATGGCGCCGGGTGGCCCACGCCCGCCCGCGCCGCCGGTCGCGCCGATGGCGCCGAGCCTGGACGGGCCGTCCGGGTTCGCCGGCTCGGTCGACGACCTCTTCGGCGGGGACACCGACGGTCCGGGGCATCGACCCAGCCGCAATACGATCCGTGAGTCTGCGGTGATGCGCGACTCTGGCGGGTATGGCGCGGCGACTGGGGAGTTCGATGAGGAGTCCAAGACGCCCGCGCCCGCTGTCGCGCCTGGGCCCGGACCGGCTCCTCGCCGCCGCCCCAGCGGCCCCAGTCCGGTGCCGCCGGCGCCGCCCCTGAGCGAATCGGGTGGCTTTGGCGCGGCGCCGTCTCGGCGCGACTCCGGCGGCTTCGGCGCGGCTCCGCCCGTCGAGCACGAGGCGATCTCATCGCCCGGTCGCTCCATGGACGCGGTGTTGGCGGGCCGCCCGGCACCGCCGAACGCACCGATCGCGGGACCGCGGGCGGGATTGCCCGCCGGTCGCCTCGGCGGGGACTCCGGAGAGCGCGCCGCGCATCGGCCCACGATTCCGCCGCAGTCGATTCAATCCGAGTTTGACGAGGACTTCCACGCCGCGCAGCACGACGTCGCGCGGGTGCTGCTGGAGTCCGTCTCGCTCGACGAAATGGTCCTTGAATACCCGCCGGAGTCCGACGTCTTCGACAGCTTTAAGAAAGAGGTCAGCGCCGCGGTCGACGTGGTCGCGCCTTCGGTCGACCGCGAGGCGCTTGTCGACCTGATGACCCACGAATGTGTGGGCCTGGGCGTGCTTGACCAATATCTCGATGACCCGGAAGTTCAGGATATTTATATCCAACGCGCCGACCGTATCCTGGTTCGGAAAAACGGCACGCTGAGCGTCGCCGAGCGCGCCTTCAGTCACCCCAGCTTTTTGATGCTCGCCGCGTTCCGCCTGCTGGGGACCCGGGAGCCGGTGACCTTTACCGACGAAATTCGCTTCGGCGATGGCACCCGCGCTCACGTGGTCATGCCGCCGATCGCGGTCGACGGACCCGCCATTACGGTGCGCAAACCGCCGGTTGCTCACCTGAGCCTGGATGACCTGCTGGAGCGCAACGTCTTCTCCCCGGGCATCCGTGACTTCTTGGAGCACCTCGTGCGGGCAGGGCGATCCGTGTTGATCGCTGGCCCTGCGGGGGCCGGCAAGACGACCTTGCTCGGCGCGATGGCCGCGCATATCGCGCCGGGCACGCGCGTTATCACTATCGAAGAGTCGGCGCATCTGCAGTTGCCCCAGGATTCGGTGGTGCGACTGGAGGCAAACCCCGCGGTCGGCTACGGTCTTAAGACCCTGGTGCGCACCGCAGTGGCGATGGACCCGCAGCGCATTTTGCTCGACGAATGCGTCGGCGAAGAGGCCTACGAGTGGGTGTCGTCGGCGGCCAGCGGAACCGAGGGCAGCATGGTGACCGCCCACGGCATCAGCGCGGCCAGCGCGCTTGAGCGCATCGAGAGCCTGTGCTTGCTCGATAACCCGGCGAGCAACCCGCGCGGGCTGCGCGAGCAGATCGCGCGCGGCATCGACTTCGTCGTGGTGCTCAACCGCAGCGATGACATGGGCTTTCGCGTGCGCCAGATCAGCGAACTGCAGGGGGTCGACCTCGACGCGTTCCGCCTCAACGATGTCTTCTACCACCGCGTGGACGGCAACGAGGAGCAATTTCATCCCACCGGCTACATCCCGCTGTTCTACGAAGACTTGAGGGATGCCGGAGTTGACGTCGATTTCGATATCTTCCGGGATTGA
- a CDS encoding serine/threonine protein kinase, producing the protein MADEIDNPAGGDTNPSFGKKDSADPVVSDVASAQPGSPTPESEPKVVKICKTCMVSQSGVGGYCVSCGSALVPIRAVRETYVGEVVGGKYKIVDRLGAGGMGEVYLGVNEPLGQQVAVKFLSQKFTADENIILRFLNEARSYCKVTHPNAVTLLEYGQHEDGALYLITEFIDGKSLSDTLKDVGPFPLDQVISISTQICEVLSAAHGQGVIHRDLKPDNIMLMPTSRGRYAVKVLDFGIAKIMDDDHANGAMTETGSVFGTPEFMSPEQACGDSTDGRSDLYAAGIILFYLATGKLPFKGKNKLVVLHKQLHEAPPLPSEARDDITVVPELERIILKCLRKAPEQRFQSADELLGALEAIDTSHVPRIPRPNAAVGVFQDTNPESPHAHDSIETVVQSDLTPHSKDSAPEFRGITAPRVTADLEELGDFSHEHEPSFAGAFSDAPPFADEVEPDSLGMPNGWDQDGALYGVEDSSRTRNLIIGVGLVALIAGGALWLNSGPTAEDSTAAGSEVAQVDHALLTGQVLGSLAAAQDSVNHADFASAQRAVASTYRWIEDADLAEDARVKRVALNAKIERLIELDTAFSSALNKGDCTRAGKIIKTMSAVEASVERVRAGALAECKASVKSPLPAKPAPAPAPPAEEPAAAPIQPAPAPQPPAPVEAAPKPPEVAPEEAPVATPPSPEPADSPDSPAPSSDAPGAEAPETPTSEASRLDEVMPELNKPDAATGEDEDEESPEEADPEEGFALPPKTID; encoded by the coding sequence TTGGCTGATGAAATCGACAATCCGGCGGGCGGTGACACCAATCCGTCCTTTGGCAAAAAGGACAGCGCCGACCCGGTGGTGTCCGACGTAGCCTCGGCGCAGCCCGGCTCCCCCACCCCGGAGTCCGAGCCCAAAGTCGTCAAGATATGCAAAACCTGCATGGTCTCCCAGAGCGGCGTGGGCGGGTATTGCGTGAGCTGCGGCAGCGCCTTGGTGCCGATCCGCGCGGTGCGCGAGACCTATGTCGGCGAGGTCGTCGGCGGAAAGTATAAGATCGTCGATCGCCTTGGCGCCGGCGGCATGGGCGAGGTGTACTTAGGCGTCAATGAACCCCTGGGCCAACAGGTCGCGGTGAAGTTCTTGAGCCAGAAATTCACCGCCGATGAGAATATCATCCTGCGCTTCCTCAACGAGGCGCGCTCCTATTGCAAGGTGACCCACCCCAACGCGGTGACTCTGCTCGAATACGGCCAGCACGAAGACGGCGCCCTCTACCTCATCACCGAATTCATCGACGGAAAGAGCCTCAGCGACACCCTTAAAGACGTCGGCCCCTTCCCCTTGGACCAGGTGATTTCGATCAGCACCCAGATCTGCGAGGTCCTCTCGGCCGCCCACGGCCAGGGGGTCATCCACCGGGATCTAAAGCCCGACAATATCATGCTGATGCCGACCTCGCGCGGGCGCTACGCGGTCAAGGTGCTCGACTTCGGCATCGCCAAGATCATGGACGACGACCACGCCAACGGCGCGATGACCGAGACCGGCTCGGTCTTCGGCACCCCGGAGTTTATGTCCCCCGAGCAGGCCTGTGGTGACAGCACCGACGGGCGCTCGGACCTGTACGCCGCGGGCATTATCCTCTTCTATCTTGCCACCGGAAAGCTGCCGTTTAAGGGAAAGAACAAGCTCGTCGTCCTGCACAAACAGCTGCACGAAGCGCCGCCGCTGCCCTCGGAGGCGCGCGACGACATCACCGTGGTGCCCGAGCTTGAGCGCATCATCCTAAAATGCCTGCGAAAGGCGCCCGAGCAACGCTTTCAGAGCGCGGATGAATTGCTCGGCGCGCTGGAGGCGATCGACACCTCTCATGTGCCTCGGATCCCGCGCCCCAACGCGGCCGTCGGCGTCTTTCAGGACACCAACCCGGAGTCTCCCCACGCGCACGATAGCATCGAGACCGTCGTGCAGTCGGACCTGACGCCGCACTCCAAAGATAGCGCCCCGGAGTTTCGCGGCATAACGGCGCCGCGGGTGACCGCCGATCTCGAGGAATTGGGCGACTTCAGCCACGAACATGAGCCGAGCTTTGCCGGCGCGTTTTCAGACGCCCCGCCCTTCGCCGACGAGGTTGAGCCCGACTCGCTGGGCATGCCAAACGGCTGGGATCAAGACGGCGCGCTTTACGGCGTCGAGGACTCATCGCGAACGCGCAATCTCATCATCGGGGTCGGCCTGGTCGCGCTGATCGCTGGGGGCGCGCTCTGGCTCAATTCGGGCCCTACGGCCGAGGACTCGACCGCTGCGGGCAGCGAGGTCGCCCAGGTCGACCACGCGCTGCTCACCGGCCAGGTGCTCGGCTCACTCGCCGCGGCCCAGGACAGCGTCAACCACGCCGACTTCGCCTCGGCCCAGCGCGCCGTGGCGAGCACCTACCGGTGGATTGAGGACGCAGATCTGGCGGAGGATGCGCGCGTTAAGCGGGTCGCGCTCAACGCAAAGATCGAGCGACTGATCGAGCTGGACACCGCATTCTCGTCGGCGCTCAACAAGGGCGATTGCACGCGGGCGGGCAAGATCATCAAGACCATGAGCGCGGTTGAAGCCAGCGTGGAGCGCGTGCGCGCCGGGGCATTGGCGGAGTGCAAGGCGTCGGTGAAGTCTCCGCTGCCCGCGAAGCCGGCGCCTGCACCGGCTCCCCCCGCCGAAGAACCCGCGGCAGCGCCCATTCAGCCCGCGCCCGCACCCCAGCCGCCCGCGCCAGTCGAAGCGGCGCCGAAGCCCCCGGAGGTTGCGCCCGAGGAAGCCCCCGTCGCGACGCCGCCGAGCCCCGAGCCGGCCGATTCACCCGACAGCCCCGCGCCGAGCAGCGATGCGCCGGGCGCCGAAGCACCTGAGACGCCCACGAGCGAAGCGTCGCGCCTCGATGAGGTCATGCCCGAGCTGAATAAGCCCGACGCCGCGACCGGCGAAGATGAAGACGAGGAGAGCCCCGAAGAGGCCGACCCGGAAGAAGGCTTCGCCCTTCCCCCCAAGACCATCGACTAG